One Amaranthus tricolor cultivar Red isolate AtriRed21 chromosome 1, ASM2621246v1, whole genome shotgun sequence DNA window includes the following coding sequences:
- the LOC130823154 gene encoding endo-1,4-beta-xylanase 5-like, giving the protein MKISSYLWHAFILLYLGNTLHALTYDYSATTECLEEAWKIPYGGGIIQNPEFEHGSEGWTVFGHGNIEERTTKSGNRFITIVNRTQPYDSLAQRVQLQKGKLYAFSAWIQISEGSEVISVIFRSPSGEYLHGGTVIAEQGCWSMLKGGIVATFSGPVDLTFETKNTNSEIWVDNVSLQPFTKKQWRSHQENTISKVRKHKVKFQVTNQENTSISGSKIILKQIKPGFPVGCEINLNILNNTKYQNWFTSRFSVAAFGNEMKWYFNEQTQGHEDYTIPDAMLKFCEQNNIDVRGHNIVWDNPIYQPTWINREISPRDLNETAKKRTESIVLRYKGRLIHWDVVNENLHFSFYEDKLGANASAEFYARTYKLDQTPILFLNEYNTIEYSKDEMSIPAKYARKLKNIVAYYRNRSGSNTSLPMGIGLQSRFGPGQPNFAYMRAGMDYLASMGFPLWLTEVFVDKGDNQEDYLEDVLREGYGHPAVKGIVIWPTSPFSSDCKMCLTDQNFSNTPNGDVIDKIIKEVWAPKTQEIMADGQGIFDVHLPHGDYEVHVMHFATNSYTKLKFKVDENSTNFVHVQINTLAPYDCM; this is encoded by the exons ATGAAGATCAGTTCCTACTTATGGCATGCATTCATTCTACTGTATTTAG GGAACACCCTTCATGCTTTGACATATGACTATTCAGCAACGACGGAG TGTTTGGAAGAAGCTTGGAAGATTCCCTATGGTGGAGGGATTATACAAAATCCAGAATTTGAACATGGCAGTGAAGGATGGACTGTGTTTGGACATGGGAatattgaagaaagaacaacaAAGAGTGGTAATAGATTCATCACAATCGTTAACAGAACTCAGCCTTATGATAGCCTAGCACAGAGAGTTCAGCTTCAAAAAGGAAAACTTTATGCTTTTTCAG CCTGGATTCAAATAAGTGAAGGCAGTGAAGTAATATCTGTTATATTTAGAAGCCCTAGTGGTGAATATCTTCATGGAGGTACAGTAATAGCTGAGCAAGGGTGCTGGAGCATGCTTAAAGGTGGGATTGTTGCAACCTTTTCTGGTCCAGTTGATTTAACTTTTGAG ACAAAGAACACAAATTCTGAAATCTGGGTTGATAATGTCTCTCTGCAACCTTTTACCAAGAAGCAATGGAGATCACACCAAGAAAATACCATTTCCAAG GTAAGAAAGCATAAGGTGAAATTTCAAGTGACAAACCAAGAGAATACTTCAATATCAGGATCAAAAATAATCCTCAAGCAAATTAAACCAGGTTTTCCTGTAGGATGTGAAATAAACCTGAACATCCTAAACAACACCAAATACCAAAACTGGTTCACCTCCCGATTTTCTGTCGCTGCTTTTGGTAACGAGATGAAATGGTACTTCAACGAACAAACGCAAGGGCACGAAGACTACACTATACCTGATGCCATGCTAAAATTTTGTGAGCAAAACAACATCGATGTGCGAGGCCATAACATAGTATGGGACAATCCGATATACCAACCTACTTGGATTAACCGGGAAATCTCCCCTCGAGACTTGAATGAAACAGCCAAAAAAAGGACGGAATCTATTGTTTTAAGGTACAAAGGGAGATTGATTCATTGGGATGTAGTGAATGAAAACTTGCATTTCAGTTTTTATGAGGATAAACTTGGTGCAAATGCATCAGCAGAGTTTTATGCTAGGACTTACAAGCTTGATCAAACCCCGATTTTGTTCTTGAACGAGTATAACACGATTGAGTATAGTAAAGATGAAATGTCCATACCAGCAAAATATGCAAGAAAATtgaagaacatagtagcatatTATAGGAACAGAAGTGGGAGTAATACAAGTTTGCCTATGGGAATAGGGTTGCAGTCAAGGTTTGGCCCTGGTCAGCCAAATTTTGCTTATATGAGAGCAGGAATGGACTACTTAGCTTCTATGGGATTCCCTCTTTGGCTTACTGAAGTCTTTGTTGATAAAGGGGACAATCAG GAAGATTATTTGGAGGATGTTCTAAGGGAAGGATATGGACATCCTGCTGTTAAAGGAATAGTGATATGGCCCACTTCACCTTTCAGCAGTGACTGCAAAATGTGTTTAACAGATCAGAACTTCAGCAACACACCAAACGGGGATGTAATTGATAAGATTATCAAGGAGGTTTGGGCCCCAAAAACTCAAGAAATTATGGCTGATGGACAAGGCATTTTTGACGTACATTTGCCTCATGGGGATTATGAAGTTCATGTTATGCATTTTGCAACAAATTCTTacacaaaattgaaatttaaggTGGATGAAAATTCAACCAACTTTGTGCATGTTCAAATTAATACATTGGCTCCTTACGATTGTATGTAA
- the LOC130823164 gene encoding uncharacterized protein LOC130823164 isoform X1, whose protein sequence is MLGVRTFSPPSAPPLALKKLPFLPYSFSNYSSLSLSLSGRTGFCLFAQKKKKIDYFDEIKLEEIEKFEVIEDGFEFDDDDDDEEFEEDNDELMVPVHKMNEWLEKKPKGFGEGKEYDASLEDKILEEIAQSLKTHIEKFDKLKKEGKIPKSKNEIQDELFKASEGVPSGIRVCINNLPQKKNIYKDLMAAFEGVPGITNISPVNFENKKTRDARCKGFAFVDFKTLKDANRFVQMFSGKSIAFGKFEKPIKCEVLKPLDASSEGLSYVEYNRSSEGSFTFLVEGEDEDEDEDEDDGIEQKDAHLQKKGFNELVKGPDGKYSLDKSEDSSLNKRLKRIEMIEAKLLARASLYEDEMNASKKKPEDKNKPDRKPSQRMNKKPNLKTDKKQKQRIPGSAKK, encoded by the exons ATGCTTGGCGTACGAACTTTCTCACCGCCCTCAGCGCCGCCATTAGCTCTAAAGAAGCTTCCTTTTTTACCATATTCATTCTCCAATTACTCTTCATTATCGTTATCTTTATCG GGTCGAACTGGGTTTTGCTTATTTgctcaaaaaaagaaaaagattgattattttgatgaaataaaactcgaagaaattgaaaaatttgAAGTTATAGAAGATGGGTTTgagtttgatgatgatgatgatgatgaagaatttgaaGAAGATAATGATGAGTTGATGGTTCCAGTCCATAAGATGAATGAATGGCTTGAGAAAAAACCAAAAGGGTTTGGTGAAGGGAAAGAGTATGATGCTTCACTTGAGGATAAAATACTTGAAGAAATTGCACAAAGTTTAAAAACTCACATTGAAAAATTTGATAAGCTTAAGAAAGAAGGTAAAATTCCCAAGTCCAAGAATGAGATCCAGGATGAGTTGTTCAAAG CTTCAGAAGGTGTTCCTAGTGGGATTCGTGTTTGTATCAACAACCTTCCTCAGAAGAAGAATATCTACAAAGATCTAATGGCAGCCTTTGAAGGAGTGCCTGGAATAACGAACATATCACCTGTGaattttgaaaataagaagACAAGGGATGCTCGCTGCAAAGGCTTTGCTTTTGTGGATTTCAAGACTCTGAAGGATGCAAACAG GTTTGTTCAGATGTTCTCGGGGAAAAGTATTGCCTTTGGTAAGTTCGAGAAGCCTATAAAGTGTGAAGTTCTGAAGCCACTTGATGCTAGTTCCGAAGGATTATCTTATGTTGAATACAACCGGAGTTCGGAGGGTAGCTTTACTTTCTTAGTGGAGGGCGAAgacgaagatgaagatgaagatgaagatgatggcATTGAGCAAAAGGATGCACACTTgcaaaaaaaaggttttaatgaATTGGTTAAAGGTCCCGATGGTAAATACAGTTTGGATAAATCAGAAGATTCAAGTCTTAACAAACGTTTAAAACGCATAGAAATGATAGAGGCAAAATTGCTTGCACGAGCTTCCTTGTATGAAGACGAGATGAATGCATCTAAAAAGAAACCAGAAGATAAAAATAAGCCGGACAGGAAGCCGAGCCAAAGGATGAACAAGAAACCAAACCTAAAGACCGataaaaagcaaaaacaaaGAATTCCGGGATCTGCGAAGAAGTGA
- the LOC130823164 gene encoding uncharacterized protein LOC130823164 isoform X2 — protein sequence MLGVRTFSPPSAPPLALKKLPFLPYSFSNYSSLSLSLSGRTGFCLFAQKKKKIDYFDEIKLEEIEKFEVIEDGFEFDDDDDDEEFEEDNDELMVPVHKMNEWLEKKPKGFGEGKEYDASLEDKILEEIAQSLKTHIEKFDKLKKEASEGVPSGIRVCINNLPQKKNIYKDLMAAFEGVPGITNISPVNFENKKTRDARCKGFAFVDFKTLKDANRFVQMFSGKSIAFGKFEKPIKCEVLKPLDASSEGLSYVEYNRSSEGSFTFLVEGEDEDEDEDEDDGIEQKDAHLQKKGFNELVKGPDGKYSLDKSEDSSLNKRLKRIEMIEAKLLARASLYEDEMNASKKKPEDKNKPDRKPSQRMNKKPNLKTDKKQKQRIPGSAKK from the exons ATGCTTGGCGTACGAACTTTCTCACCGCCCTCAGCGCCGCCATTAGCTCTAAAGAAGCTTCCTTTTTTACCATATTCATTCTCCAATTACTCTTCATTATCGTTATCTTTATCG GGTCGAACTGGGTTTTGCTTATTTgctcaaaaaaagaaaaagattgattattttgatgaaataaaactcgaagaaattgaaaaatttgAAGTTATAGAAGATGGGTTTgagtttgatgatgatgatgatgatgaagaatttgaaGAAGATAATGATGAGTTGATGGTTCCAGTCCATAAGATGAATGAATGGCTTGAGAAAAAACCAAAAGGGTTTGGTGAAGGGAAAGAGTATGATGCTTCACTTGAGGATAAAATACTTGAAGAAATTGCACAAAGTTTAAAAACTCACATTGAAAAATTTGATAAGCTTAAGAAAGAAG CTTCAGAAGGTGTTCCTAGTGGGATTCGTGTTTGTATCAACAACCTTCCTCAGAAGAAGAATATCTACAAAGATCTAATGGCAGCCTTTGAAGGAGTGCCTGGAATAACGAACATATCACCTGTGaattttgaaaataagaagACAAGGGATGCTCGCTGCAAAGGCTTTGCTTTTGTGGATTTCAAGACTCTGAAGGATGCAAACAG GTTTGTTCAGATGTTCTCGGGGAAAAGTATTGCCTTTGGTAAGTTCGAGAAGCCTATAAAGTGTGAAGTTCTGAAGCCACTTGATGCTAGTTCCGAAGGATTATCTTATGTTGAATACAACCGGAGTTCGGAGGGTAGCTTTACTTTCTTAGTGGAGGGCGAAgacgaagatgaagatgaagatgaagatgatggcATTGAGCAAAAGGATGCACACTTgcaaaaaaaaggttttaatgaATTGGTTAAAGGTCCCGATGGTAAATACAGTTTGGATAAATCAGAAGATTCAAGTCTTAACAAACGTTTAAAACGCATAGAAATGATAGAGGCAAAATTGCTTGCACGAGCTTCCTTGTATGAAGACGAGATGAATGCATCTAAAAAGAAACCAGAAGATAAAAATAAGCCGGACAGGAAGCCGAGCCAAAGGATGAACAAGAAACCAAACCTAAAGACCGataaaaagcaaaaacaaaGAATTCCGGGATCTGCGAAGAAGTGA
- the LOC130822791 gene encoding vacuolar protein sorting-associated protein 45 homolog, with product MVLISAVRDYINRMLQDISGMKVLILDPSTVSVVSVVYSQSDLLKKEVFLVELVDSISKSKESMSHLKAVYFLRSTSENIQHLKRQLASPRFGEYHLFFSNILNDTQIHILADTDEHEVVQQVQEFYADFVSVDPYHFSLNISSNHFYMLPVAMDPSNLQHYCDRIVDGISAVFLALKRRPVIRYQRTSDIAKRIAQETSKLMYQQESGLFAFRRSETLLLVLDRREDAVTPLLNQWTYQAMVHELIGIQDNKVDLKSFGKVPKDQQEVVLSSEQDSFFKANMYENFGDIGMNIKRMVDEFQQIAKSNQNIQTIEDMAKFVDNYPEYRKMQGNVSKHVTLVTEMSKIVEERKLMLVSQTEQELACNGGQGAAFEAVTNLLNNEHVSDIDRLRLVMLYALRYEKENPVQLMQLFNKLASKSAKHKPGLVQFLLKQAGVDKRTGDLFGNRDLLNIARNMARGLKGVENVYTQHQPLLSQTMESISKGRLRDIDYPYVGNHVQPGRPQDVVIFIVGGTTYEESRSVALFNSTNPGIRFILGGTTILNSKRFLKDLEDAQRIIRSSSTLV from the exons atGGTGTTGATTAGTGCAGTTAGAGATTACATCAATCGAATGCTTCAAGATATCTCTGGCATGAAGGTTCTAATTCTCGATCCTTCCACG GTTAGTGTTGTTAGTGTTGTCTACAGTCAGTCTGATCTTCTGAAGAAGGAAGTCTTTTTGGTGGAACTGGTAGACTCAATCTCTAAGTCAAAGGAATCCATGTCTCATCTTAAAGCTGTGTACTTCCTTAGATCTACATCTGAAAACATCCAACACTTGAAGCGTCAGCTCGCTAGCCCTAGATTCGGGGAATATCACCTTT TTTTTTCCAACATACTGAATGATACCCAGATTCACATTCTAGCAGATACTGATGAACATGAAGTTGTGCAGCAAGTTCAG GAATTTTATGCCGACTTTGTTTCTGTGGATCCTTATCATTTCTCGCTCAATATATCTTCAAACCACTTTTATATGCTTCCAGTGGCTATGGATCCTTCAAATCTGCAACACTATTGTGACCGAATTGTTGATGGTATATCAGCAGTTTTCCTTGCGCTAAAACGCCGACCTGTTATCAGATACCAGAGAACATCTGATATTGCAAAAAGAATAGCACAGGAAACTTCG AAACTCATGTATCAGCAAGAAAGTGGTCTGTTTGCTTTTAGGAGATCAGAAACGTTGTTGCTGGTACTGGATAGAAGGGAGGATGCAGTTACTCCACTTCTTAATCAATGGACATATCAG GCAATGGTTCATGAGTTGATAGGAATTCAAGATAACAAAGTTGATTTGAAAAGTTTCGGAAAAGTTCCGAAAGATCAGCAG GAGGTTGTTCTGTCGTCAGAGCAAGATTCGTTCTTCAAAGCTAATATGTATGAGAACTTTGGAGACATTGGAATGAATATCAAGCGCATGGTTGATGAATTTCAGCAAATTGCAAAGAGTAACCAGAACATCCAGACCATCG AGGACATGGCTAAATTTGTTGATAATTACCCCGAGTATAGAAAAATGCAAGGGAATGTTTCAAAACATGTCACACTTGTGACAGAAATGAGCAAGATAGTTGAAGAAAGAAAGCTCATGTTAGTGTCTCAAACAGAACAAGAATTGGCTTGCAATGGTGGTCAAGGTGCTGCATTTGAG GCTGTTACAAATCTTCTGAACAATGAGCATGTCTCTGATATTGATCGCTTACGGTTGGTAATGCTGTATGCATTACGTTATGAGAAGGAAAATCCTGTCCAGTTAATGCAACTTTTCAACAAGCTTGCTTCAAAATCTGCAAAACACAAGCCTGGG CTGGTACAGTTTCTCTTGAAGCAAGCAGGTGTTGATAAGCGTACAGGGGACCTGTTTGGGAATCGGGATTTATTAAATATCGCACGCAATATGGCCCGTGGACTAAAG GGTGTCGAGAATGTGTATACCCAACACCAACCTCTTCTGTCCCAGACTATGGAAAGTATTTCAAAGGGTCGATTGCGAGATATTGACTATCCATATGTTGGAAATCACGTCCAGCCCGgaag GCCACAAGATGTTGTCATTTTTATTGTTGGTGGGACTACCTATGAAGAATCGCGCTCTGTTGCACTGTTTAATTCCACCAATCCTGGGATTCGTTTTATACTAGGAGGCACAACAATTCTCAACTCTAAAAG GTTCTTGAAAGACCTCGAAGACGCTCAGAGAATCATTCGGTCCAGCAGCACTTTAGTATAA